DNA from Dysgonomonadaceae bacterium PH5-43:
ATATCTTAATTTTGAGTAACACAAACAATTTAGAAAATGAAAACATTTAATTTAGAAGGATCTCTAAGAGACCTAACAGGTAAAAAAGCTGCAAAAGCTTATCGTAAAGAATCATTAGTACCTTGCGTATTATACGGAGGTGAAACTGTTGTACACTTCTCTGTAGAAAAAGAAGGTATCCGTAAAATGATTTACTCTCCTGAAGTATTTATTACTAATCTTACTATCGACGGTAAAACTTGTACTGCTATCCTTAAAGACGCTCAGTATCACCCAGTAACAGACGAATTACTTCACGCAGACTTTTTACAAATATTCGAAGACAAACCTGTGGTTTATGCTATACCTGTTGTTCTTGAAGGACTTGCAGAAGGTGTTAAAGCTGGGGGTAAACTTTCTCTTGAAATGAGAAAACTTAAAGTTAAAGGACTATACAAAAACTTCCCTGAAAAGTTAGTTATCAACATTACTAACTTAGGCTTAGGAAAAACAATCCAAGTAGGTGCTTTATCTTTCGACAATTTAGAATTATTAAACGCTAAAGATAACGTTGTTGCAGCTGTTAAGCTTACTCGTGCTGCTCGTGGTGCTGCTGCAAAACAACAATCGTAATATTTATGAAGTATTTAATTGCTGGCTTAGGAAACATAGGTCGGGAATACGAAAATACTCGCCATAATATAGGTTTTATGATATTGGACGCTTTAGCTAAAGCGTCCAATGTTGTTTTTACAGATAAACGTTATGGCGCTGTAGCCGAAATGAAAATCAAAAACAAACAGCTAATACTGCTTAAGCCTTCTACCTATATGAACTTAAGCGGAAATGCTGTTCGCTATTGGCTGCAAAAAGAAAACATTCCCGTAGAAAACCTATTAATATTAGTAGACGACATAGCTTTGCCGTTTGGCTCTTTGCGCCTAAAAACCAAAGGTAGCGATGCCGGACACAATGGATTAAAACACATTCAAGAAACTTTAGGGTCTTCGACTTATAGTCGTTTACGTTTTGGCATAGGTAACGACTACCCTACTGGCTGTCAGATAGATTATGTTTTGGGAGAATTCTCTGAAGAAGAACAAAAACTACTACCCGAAAGAATAAGCAAATCAAGCGATATTATAAAAAGCTTTGCTCTTGCTGGCGCACAAATAACAATGAATCAGTACAATAAAAAATGAACGAAGCTCGCATCGACAAATGGCTATGGGCAACTCGCATCTTCAAAACAAGAAGTATTGCCGTTGAAGAATGCAAGAAAAACAGAGTGTTGATAAACAACACTGCCGTTAAGCCTTCGCGAATGATTAAAGTTGGCGACATTATAGATGTTAAGAAACCGCCAATAACATACAAATACAAAGTGCTTGCCCTCACCACAAATAGATTAGGCGCGAAATTAGTTCCAGAATATTTAGAAAACATTACCCCCGAAGAACAATACGAAATACTGGAACTTCAAAAAATCAATGGATTTATAAATAGAGCCAAAGGAACTGGCAGACCAACCAAGAAAGAACGCCGCGATTTAGACAGTTTTATCAACGAATAATGCAAAGCTTCACTTAGGGTCGTCTCTCTTAGTAGAGACCCCTTGACTCTCTTAGTAGAGACCCGAGGTCTCTCTTAGTAGAAAGGCGAGCCCTCTCTACTATAAGAGATGAGGTGCTTTAAGTACAAAGACGATACCGTTCTACTAAGAGCGACAGGGGGTATCTAATAAGAGAGAACCCACCTCTATACTAACAACCACAAGGGGTATCTAATAAGAAACAACTCGCACTTATACTTACAACAACAAGACACTTATACCAAGACTTCATCAAACTACATCAAAAAAAATATT
Protein-coding regions in this window:
- a CDS encoding large subunit ribosomal protein L25 (product_source=KO:K02897; cath_funfam=2.170.120.20,2.40.240.10; cog=COG1825; ko=KO:K02897; pfam=PF01386,PF14693; superfamily=50715; tigrfam=TIGR00731), translating into MKTFNLEGSLRDLTGKKAAKAYRKESLVPCVLYGGETVVHFSVEKEGIRKMIYSPEVFITNLTIDGKTCTAILKDAQYHPVTDELLHADFLQIFEDKPVVYAIPVVLEGLAEGVKAGGKLSLEMRKLKVKGLYKNFPEKLVINITNLGLGKTIQVGALSFDNLELLNAKDNVVAAVKLTRAARGAAAKQQS
- a CDS encoding PTH1 family peptidyl-tRNA hydrolase (product_source=KO:K01056; cath_funfam=3.40.50.1470; cog=COG0193; ko=KO:K01056; pfam=PF01195; superfamily=53178; tigrfam=TIGR00447), with amino-acid sequence MKYLIAGLGNIGREYENTRHNIGFMILDALAKASNVVFTDKRYGAVAEMKIKNKQLILLKPSTYMNLSGNAVRYWLQKENIPVENLLILVDDIALPFGSLRLKTKGSDAGHNGLKHIQETLGSSTYSRLRFGIGNDYPTGCQIDYVLGEFSEEEQKLLPERISKSSDIIKSFALAGAQITMNQYNKK
- a CDS encoding ribosome-associated heat shock protein Hsp15 (product_source=KO:K04762; cath_funfam=3.10.290.10; cog=COG1188; ko=KO:K04762; pfam=PF01479; smart=SM00363; superfamily=55174); translation: MNEARIDKWLWATRIFKTRSIAVEECKKNRVLINNTAVKPSRMIKVGDIIDVKKPPITYKYKVLALTTNRLGAKLVPEYLENITPEEQYEILELQKINGFINRAKGTGRPTKKERRDLDSFINE